TAGGCCCAAATACTGTTTGATGGTTTTCTCCCTTTCTTTTTCCTCTCTTGGTAAAAATCCAAGGAATAAAAAAGGGGAAGTGGCAAATCCTGAACTTGTAAGAGCAGAAACAAGTGCAGTAGGCCCGGGAGCGGATCTCACTTCCACACCCATGTCCCATGCGAGTGGGACAAGCCATTTGCCAGGGTCTTCCAGTCCTGGGCTACCAGAATCGGAGATGAGACAAGTCCGTTTGGTCATGGCTAGTTTCATCCCAATTTCATCCATTTCTGTTTTGGTTGTATGTTCGTTTAAGAGGTCAAAGGGTTTTGTGATCCCTAGTTTTTTGAGTAGGGTTGAGGTTGTCCTTTGTTCTTCTCCTAAAATCCAATCTGCTTCTTCTAGCAATTGTTTGGTGCGAGGAGGAAGGTCTAAATCATTTCCTATGGAATTGGATACTAAATACAATCGATTCATTTTGTAAGAGTAGGGAAACTAAAGTATGGTTGGATGAGAATTCCTTTTGCACGGCAGGCCAAGACAAATTCTGGGTCACCCTTATCAATCGCCACTCCAAATTCTTTTGCTTTGGATAACATTGGATAGTCATTAAACGAATCGCCGAACACTAAATCGGGATACTGACCAATCCTTTCTTCGATTGCTTTTACTTTTCCCTCACCATAGGTATATGGTTCAATGAGTTCATGTGTGTATTTTTGATTGCCATCTAATACTTGTCTCATTCCGATCACATTTGATTCTAAAACAGGAAAGTGATGAGCAATGGCTGCAATTCCAGGTTCAGGTGATGCTGTTACAATATACACTTGCCAATTGTAATGGTATAAATACTTGATGAGGTCTATCATCTCGACTTGTGGGAAAACACCTGATTCTTCGTTAGGTTGGTTCACTCTTTCCCATGCCCGACGAGAAACAGTATAATAATCCTCTTTAGTTAGGCCTTGGAATAAAAAACATGTCCAACGATACCCTCGTTCGATTCCAAATTCCTTTAGTTGGTATGTATATTCTTCCCATACCAAATGTTCCTTTTCAGCTAAACTGAGTTTGGTGTGGTCTTTCCAGAGTTTTTTATCTCTGAAAAAAAACGATAGGTCATTTGGTAAAAATGTAAGACCATCTAAAATGAGTTGGTCCATGATTTTTTCGCCAAAATCATTTCGGATTAGGGTATTATCAAAATCAAAACAAACAATGCCTGTTTTTTGTGGGATTACTGTTGTCAGACGGTCATAAACTTCATCTGTCCAACTGTTCTTTGTAAGGTTAGTCACTAATATTTAGTCTGCAAATCCAACAAGGTTTGTGGCAACACCTTCTTCAAATGGAGTGAGAAAGTTTTCTGGATTCAAATACACATTATGAAATCGGACTTCGAAGTGGACATGAGGCCCTGTTGATTTTCCAGTATTTCCAGAAAAAGCGATGATCTGGCCTTTTTTAACTACGTCACCTGGTTTTACGAGTAACTCTTGGTTATGGCCATACACAGTATGGAAATGGTTCATGTCATGGTGGTAAATTTTAACAGCAAGGCCATAATCTCCACCTCTTGCCGCTTCTTCTACCACTCCATCTGCCGCAGCAAGGACTACTGAGTTTTTGGGTATGGCAATGTCAAGACCCGTATGCCAGGTGTTCCAGCGCCTTCCAATCCGTGACGAAATGCGAGATTTGTTATTCGGTAAAACAGGCCAAATGAATTGGTCAATCGGTGATTCTATGGTTTCCCGAAAAAGTTCCTTTTCTTGGAGGTTCCGCATGTATTCCGCAGAGTATGGAAAAAAGATAGATCGTTTCAAACGTTTGAGTTCGGCCTCTGTCAGGTGGTTGATTTCCATCACCTCTTGGGCAAGGATTCCAAATTCAGATGCTTTTTCGAGAAGGGTTTTTTTCTCAGCATTTAAGTCTACCCAGAGTCCCCATTGGTCGTTGTATCTTTGGAAGACATGGTTGTCCAAAAAAACAGGACCATTTTTTTGCTTTTGGTATGCCGCATAGGCCGAGTAGGTCACGACAAAGAGGATTAGGACCAGTATGATATAGTAACTGCGGTTTCGCTTCATCTCATTTCGCCTCAAAAACTATGGTGCAATGCCAAATTCTCACGGGGCTTCGCCTGGTCAAGGCGAAGAGGTCGGGAACTTGCGTCAATCATGGCTTTTATGTGACATAAGAAAGAGGAGTTCTTTGCTGTCATTCCCTTTTCCGGGAAGGAGTCTATTTATTAACGTTGTTAATTATGGTTTCGTCCTACTCGAGAGATCTAATTTTATAATTTCGAAGGTAGGGTAAGGCCACTTGAGAATGGATTTGGATTTTCTTGGTTGCACGGAATGAAAAAAGAAGGGAAGAGGGCGGAGGAAAACCGACCTCTTCTATCATTTGGTTAAGAAACGGGTTGGGTTTTTTGTTGGCCCGTTCTGTAGAGGTAAATTCCTGCAACAATCAGACATACGATGCCGATGGCATAATAAGCCCAGCCTACATCAAAGTAACCGAGAACCAAAAACCCAAAAAGTAACCGCGTAATTTCCATAGCTCCTGCCCAAGACTTGTTTTCAATGAGAGCATTGATGGCAAGGAGGGAGAGTGTCACCCAAATGGTCACAAGGATTTGTGATACCAAACTGAATTTAGGTACAAAAAGCAAAAAGGCAAATGAAAGTAACAAAACCAAAACAAACCAAGTGGTCGTATAAGTTTTCACTTCTGAGGTTGGTTTCGGGTCATACTTTTGGAAAGAATTTGGACTCACTTCTGGGATTGGTAAATAACCAGACGGTTTGTTCCCTTGCCTAGGAATCCAACCTGGTGCTTTGAAGAAAATGAGAATTTTATCTAAGAAATATTCAGCCTGGAAAGATTGTTTTATCAATTCCCAGTAATAATGAAAGTTTGCATACACTGGGTTAAAACTCCGTAGGGGTTTTACGGTTCCATAAACACAGGTTTCCGTTTCTTCCCGAAATGTACCAAACATACGATCGAAGATGATAAAAATCCCACCATGGTTTTTATCGATGTAGATGGGGTTTATGGCATGGTGCACCCGATGGTGGGAAGGGGTGGAAAGTAAGAACTCACCAATCTTTCCAATTTTCCCAACTGCTTTCGTATGGACCCAAAATTGGTAGATCAAATTGATTTGTCCACTTGCAAGGTACATCCAGGGATGGAACCCAACAAGAGCGAGTGGCACATAAAAAATCCAAGACACAAGTCCACCGAGCCCCGTTTGCCTGAGAGCAACAACAAGATTGTATTCTTCGCTATGGTGGTGGATGACGTGGCCTGCCCAGAGAAAATTCACTTCATGGGCCAATCTATGTGACCAATAATAACAAAAGTCTTGGCCAACAATACAAAGGACCCAAGCCCAAGGGTTAGTCATCGCGAATTCAAAAAAACGAAAGTGTTCGTAGATGTAAAAATACGCAAATAATCCCACACCCTTCTGGAAAAGTCCCCAGATCTGGGAAATAATCCCCGTGCTTAGATCGGCAATGGAATCATTGAGCCGATAGAGGTCTTTGTTCTTACGATAACCGATGTACACTTCAATTCCAATCAAAAGGAAAAAGACTGGGATTGCATAGGTGACAATGGGGGGAGCTTTGAAATTCTCAAACATAGCGGACTAGATTTGACATCATTTTGACAAAATGTCAAGCAAATGTTGACCGAGATTCAGAAATTGTTCACGGTTCAATTCTTCAGGCCGTTTGGTCGGAGGGATACCAGATCGTATTAAGGCTTCGCCCAAAGCCTCCCGAAAGACTGGTTCTTCCGAAAAAGGAGACTCTCGCAAACTCACTTGGATTTGTTTTCGTTTCCCCCAAAAAACTGTGCGTAACATTCGTGACCAAAGTTCAACCTCTTTGTCTGTTTGGGGAGACCAGTGTAGTTTTGTATTGGTTTGTTTGGGAGTGAGTAATAATAATGCGGAGTGAATTTTGGGAATGGGAAAAAAACAATTTTTGTGAACAGTCTTTAGGTATTTAACCTCACAAAAAGCAGATAAAAAGATAGAAAGGGAAGATGTTTCTTTTACAAGGCGTTCTGCAAATTCTTTTTGTACCATAAAAATCCCACCTTGGAACTTACGGCAATGGATGATGAGTGTGTTGATGATTTCTGTTGTTAAGTGGTAAGGAAGGTTTCCAAATACAAAAACTTTTTTAGGAAAAATGTGATATAAGTTTTCTAAGGCATCACCTGGATATAAATTTGCTTTTGGAAATTTTGGCAAAATATCATCCTTTGCCAATTGTATGTAGGCAAAATCAATTTCAAACAAATCTGTATTCTTTTGAAAACTTAAGATCGGGTAGGTTAATGTACCGAGTCCAATCCCAATTTCGGCCAAACAAACATCATCAGGAGCAAACAAAGGTTTTGTGACGTTTACAATGTATTCCACAATGTTTTGGTCGATGAGGAAATTTTGACCAAATTTTTTTTGGGCACGGATTCCTTTTTCTTCAAAGAAGGTTTGGATTTGTGAGATAGTGGAGTAAGGGGATTTCAAAATGATCCTCAACGATGATTATTTTCCATACCTTAGAAATCCCAAGTAGTTTTTGGTAAAGAACCCATTCTTTCGCTTCCTTTTTTTTCCATGGTGGAAAGTCGAGAACGAGGATTCCCTGCCAATGTTTCTGTGAATTGTTTTTTTCTGCTTCTTTTAAGGAATGTAATAAGGATAAAATTTCCTTTGGATTCCCATCATAACGAAATAAGGAAATGTCTTTTGTTAGATTCTGCCCGAGATGAATGGAGGATTGGATTTGAATCCCTTCCTTTTCCATAAATCTGATAAAGGGAGATAATTTCCGATCATACCAAACTACATCTTGGATTTTGTGTTTTTTTTTCAGACGTAAAACATTTTGCAAACAAGTTTCAGATTCAAATAAGATGTGTTTGATGGGTTTGTGTGGCATTGGCATTTCCAAACGTTTGTTTGGAGAACACACACCATATAGAAAAAATGAATTCTCTATCGAGAAGGTAAAAAAACCTTTCCCAAATTGGGAAAAAAAGGGTACAGAATCCGAGTTTTGGTATAAGAAACTAAAAGGAAAAAATAAACCCAAAAGAATGGACACAATCAAATTGGTGATCCGTTTTTGGTTTAGGTTGAAACGGTGTAGAACCCAAAGTAATAAGATAAGGAATATAGAAAGGCAAACTAGGGTAGAAATGTCACCTTTCCATTGTTTGTAGGCTCTTTCGTAATCGGATAAGGATTGAAAAAATTTTAAAAAAAGAGAAAGGATAAAACTAGCTGGTGTCCAAATCCAACCTCCAAGTGTGAGAAGGAAAGAATTTGGCAAAATACTTTGGACAAAAAGTGTTATGTACAAACTTGGGAGTAAAATTCCAGCAATAGGAACCAAACAAAAATTGATCCAAATCCCTCCATAAGAAAAAGCCTTAAAGTAGGTAACTAAAACGGGAAAACTACAAAGGGAACAAACAATTGTGAGCGTGAAATTATCTTTGAATAATGATTTTGAATTTTTGAATAACATTCGATCCAAACTGGGTTTGAGATAAAAAATACCAAATACAGCGCTAAATGAGAGTAAAAAACCAACACTCAAAAAATCAGAGAAGAAAAAAAAAGCAATGATCGCAGAAGAAATGATTAATAAATCGCTAACAGCGATTCGGCGGTAAAAAAGGGATGAACCTAAAGTGAATAAAGCAAAAAGATATGCCCTCACAAATGAAACAGGAAAATTCAGGACATACAAATAGAGAAATCCGATCCCAAGGGATATAAGGATCGAAATCCATCTATGTTTGGTAAAAATGAGATTTCCTATAAATTGTAAAGAACCTATAAAGATTCCCAGATGGAGACCCGATGCGGCAAATAAATGTAGTATCCCTGATTCTTTTGCAAGTTCCTTAAAGTCTTTTGGGATTTCTTTTGTAGAACCAGAAACGAGACCAAAAACAATCCTAGATTCAAATGCTGAAAGTGGAGATTTGTTCAATTCTTGGAGTAAATATTCTCGAAAGAAAGGTTTTGTTTGTTTTGGCTTTGAAATTTGGTTAGTATCGGAAAACAAAAGGAAGAGGAAGGACGCAAACAATGCCCAATGGAAAGTTTTATCCCAGTATTTTGTTAAGTATGGTGGTGATAAAAGATAGATACAAAAATAAAAGAGAAGGAAGACGAAAAGGACTGAATATAACCCTGGGAAAAAAATACAAATTTTAAGAACTGCTCCCGTAAAGCAGATTCCCAAACAAAACCAACCAAGTTTCGAATTTGGAAGTAGATTTGTATTCACTCTCACATAACGAGTGGTTTATAAATAAGGTTTTTGGTCTCTTTAAAAATTAGAAAGGGTAAATCCCGAGAGTGTTTCTCACTTCATCCAATTTTTTTTCTGCGATTGATTCTGCTTTTTCTTTTCCCAATTTTAAAACAGAGTGCACATAATCTAAGTTTTGTGTTAATTCTTCGCGTTTGGATCGGAATGGTAAAAAATGAGCTAAGATCGATTCGAGAAGATCTTTTTTGAGGTCACCATATCCAAATCCACCTTGTTTGTATTTTTGTATTTGTGACTCTTTTTCCGACTGAGATAAAAATAAAGAATGGATTTGGAAGATGACAGAAGTTTCAGGATCTTTTGGTTCTTCGATGGCTTTTGAATCACTCACAATTGCCATCACTTTCTTTTTGATCTCTTTTTCAGTTCCAAAGAAATTGATGGTATTGTTATAAGATTTGGACATTTTAGCGCCATCTATACCAGGAACAGTAGCAGTATTTTCATCAATATCTGGCTCAGGAATGGTTAAAACATTTCCAAATTGAGCATTGAACCTTTCGGCGATGTCACGTGAAAATTCTAAATGTTGTTTTTGGTCTTTTCCAACAGGTACTTTTTCAGCTGAAAAAAGTAAGATGTCACTTGCCATAAGGATTGGATAAGTAAAAAGTCCAGCTCCAGGGACAAATCCTTTGGCGACTTTGTCTTTAAATGAATGAGCTAATTGTAATTGCGAAACAGTAATCGATTGTGATAAATACCATGTAAGTTCAGTCACTTGTGGTACATCACTTTGAACCCAAAATACAGTTTTGTTTGGATCTACACCTAATGCGAGTAAATCGATAGCACATTCAAGAGTGAATTCCTTTAACTCTTCTTTGGATCGAAATGTTGTTAATGCATGAAGGTTTGCTATGAATAAAAAAAGTTCTTCTTTGGATTGGTAGTCTAAGATTTTTTTGATCGCTGAAAAGTAATTTCCTAAATGTAATTTACCTGATGGTTGTAAACCAGTAAGAACTCTCAAGTTTCTTCCTCTTCTTCGGAGTTTATCAAAGATTCACTACTTTCTTGTTCACTTGTTGGTTCAGGATCAGGATTTCCACTATCTTTGTGGAATGTTGAATAAGTGAGACGTTCATATTCTTTGTTTAATTTCACGAGCTCTTGTTCAATTTTTCTGTGGGCTGTGAGTTTAGATGTAGTAGTTGGATCCTTAAAAATCACTGCATAATTGTATAAATATTTCGTAAATTGAATGAAAACATCTTCCACTTTCATTCCATTGATTCTTTCTTTTGCAACAATAGCTTTATCGTGATGAGGTATGAATCTTTGTGCAATTTTTACTTCTTCAATGACTTTGTCTTTTGTAGAAGCAATTTTGTCATTTGCTTTGCCTTTGGATTCTGTCACCTTTGCCATCAAATGGTTTTCTACAATGATGTTGAGTTTGCCCGCAAAACTTCCGAAAAATTCGGAAGCTTCTTGTAAGGCTTGCACAATCGTACCCGCAATCTGATCATTCGCCGCATTCCCTGTACTATAATCCATTCCATATTGTTGGAAACTATATTGAAAACTTGGGAATTTTTTATTAAAATTGTCAATGGTCCGGACAAGTGTATTCAGTTGGTCAATTTCATTTCGAAAGAGACCTGGTTGGATGATGAGAAGTTCCTGGTTTTGATTTTTGTCACCCAATCGGATATAACCTTCGATGAGGTTGATGTAAACGGTTTGTAAATCTCTGAGCAATAAATACACAAGCCTATGAGGTTGTGATTTATAACTGTTTTTCATAGTTTGACTTTTTGCCGACTCTGGCATGTGGTGAGCCATGTAATCGTCAACAACTTGGTTTAAAAAATCAAAACTGATTTTCCCTTTATCATCGATTGAAAAATATCGTGATCTAAGGTTCTGTAATTCTTCCTTTTTGAAAGATCTTGTATTGATATCATCTGAAATTTTCGCAACTGTGATCTCCACTTCTTTTTGGATTTCACGAGCTGCTTGGAATTTATGTTCTTGGATGGGTGGGACCCGCAAATCAGTTACAATCTCCGGCCATGTGAACATTTTTTTCTTCGCTACAATGTAAAATGCAGTGATAGCATCGGATAACTTTGGTTTGTTGTTTTCTAAATTAAGAGCGTAATTCACACCTTCCATGATTTTGTTTAATTTAGGTGTGAGTTTTTCATCCATTTTTACAATGTCTGGTAAATTAGATAAGATGATATCCTTTGCGTCGTCTCTTTGCAAAAAACGTACATAAAACATCTGCATCTTAAGCGAACGTTCTAAAAAAATGTCTGCAGATATTTTATCTAATATGAGTGCATCTAATGATGCAAAGGCATTAAAAAACTTATTAAAATTATTAATGATATTGTAAACGAGGGGAGTCCATATCCTCCAACCTTGTTGTTCTGAAACACGAAGAGCTTGGATCGTTGGAATGAGGACATCTTCCTTTAATCCACGAAAGATCCTTTCCACATTATTAGAAATCGTTGGATTTCTTCCAAACAAACCAATATCGATGGTTCCAGTGTCTTTTGCGAACTTACCGATGGAACTATTTGCATTATTCCCACCACCAAAAAGGCCTGCGAGTAGCCCTCCACCTTGTTTTTGTTCGGTGGCTTTTTTTCTGATAGGGTTTTGTTTTTGTTTGGCACTATCAATCGTGACTAGGTCACTCGATCGTTTTGGTTTTGGTTCGGGAGTTGTGGTACGAGAAATCACTTCTCTTCGGGGTTGTTCCTTTTCTGGAAGTCCTCGGTCACGACTGTCCTCTTTTTTGGGTTTGTTTTTGTTTTCGTAATCTTCGTCAACTTTCCGGATGAGATCAATCCGAATGAAGACATCATTCGATTTTAAGATGGCTTCATCAATGAGTTGTTGGTGTTCGGGTGTTCTTGTTTTGCGATACAAATCCGCAAAAACACGGTGTGCTTCTGTACGAGAAACTGGTGTCACAATTACTCCTTTTGGTTGAGAGGGTTCTCAACAATCTGTGAGCTTGTGGGAGGTTGGAAGTTGAATAGTCCTGTTCCGAGACCAATATTGGTTGCTATGCCTGAAAAGGCAATTTCTGTGATTTCTTCGTCGGAACGTTTCATTTTGAGAACACGGGGAAGGTCGTTATCTGAGACGACCAAAATGATTTCATTATAACGTTTGGTGGTGGAAGTTAAACGAAAAGTTCTGCCACTCACTGTCACGGTTTCATAACCTGAAAGAAGCCCACCGAGGCCACCTGAAACACCTCTTAGGTCTTGTTTCCCTGCGATCGAAGAATCGGGGTTATAAAACCATAAAATACGACCATTTGAGGAAATAATCCTTCCATCACTGAACCTGACATGGAGTTGGTTTGGACTTTTATAGGATACGACACCTGTGAGGCCACCGTTTACAGTGACTGAGGCTCGGAAACTTTCGAGGGAATTCATTCTGCCGATCACGGCATTAAGACGGTCCCGTCCATCCTCTGCCCAAAGGGAACCCAATTGGACAGAGAAAAGGAGAACAATCTGGGATTTGAGAAGGAAATTTCTCAAAGTTAGATGGTTCGTATTGGGAATTAACCCAATACTTTTTTGAATTCAGAAGTGAGTGCAGGCACCACTTCAAACAAATCAGCGACTACACCGTAAGTTGCTACTTTGAAGATCGGAGCATCTCCGTCTTTGTTGATCGCAACGATGTATTTAGAAGATCCCATACCCGCTAAATGTTGGATGGCTCCGGAAATTCCGCAAGCGATGTAACAGTTAGGGGAGACAGTTTTTCCTGTTTGTCCGACTTGGTGTGAGTGAGAAATCCATCCAGCATCCACAGTTGCACGAGAAGCACCAAGAGCTGCTCCGAGTGTGTCTGCTAAGTCTTGGATGATAGGCCAGTTTTCTGGTCCTTTGATTCCGCGTCCGCCAGATACAATGATAGAAGCATCAGCAAGTTGTACTTTGTTTCCACCAGAAAGGTCTTTGGAAAGTGATTTTGTTCTCACTTCACCAGCAGAAGCACCAGATTTTTCCACTGCACCAGCTCCGTCTTTTGGAGTTACTTCTTGTGAGTTTGCACGCACAGTAAACATTTGAATGTCAGAAGAAACTTTAAAGTTTGCGTAAGCTTTACCAGAGTAAATTGGTTTTTTTGCTACTACTTTTCCACCGTCAACAGAAAGAGCCACAGCATCTGCAACGATTCCCGCATTTGCTTTGATCGCTACTCTTGCAGAGTATTCTTTTCCTTGAGCAGAGTGTGGCATAAGAACCACTGCTGGTTTTTTCTCTTGGATCACGGCAAAAATTCCGTTTGCATAACCTTCAGGTGAAAAGTCACCAAGGTTTGCACCAATCACAGCATCAGCACCAACTGCTTTCAAATCACCTGCAAACGCGTCAACGTTGTCAGTGATGATGAGAGTATGAACTTTACCACCAATGGCATCCGCGATTTTGCGAGCTGCAGAGGTAAGTTCTTTTGAGATTTTTTTAAGTTCGCCGTTTTTTAATTCACCAACTACTAAAACATCAGCCATGTTCGTCTCCTTAGATGACCTTCGCTTCTTCGCGAAGAGCTTTTACAAGTTGAGATGCAAAACCTTGTGCATCTGCTGCTTCCAGTTTTCGACCAGCGATACGTGGAGGAGGTGGTTCAAGAGAAACAACTTCAAGTTTGGAACCAGTAGCACCGAGTTCATCTGGTTTTTTCACATCGACTGGTTTTTTCTTCGCAGACATGATTCCTTTTAAACTTGGGTATCTTGGTTCGTTCAAACCTTTTTGCGCAGTCACAGCAAGAGGAGCAGAAGTTTCAACCACTTCAGTTCCACCTTCGATCTCGCGAGTTGCAGTTACTTTATTGCCATCAAACTCGAGTTTGAGAGCCATTGCTACGTGAGGCACATTCAATCTCTCAGCAATTTGAACAACCACTTGTGAGCTATCAGTGTCGATCGATTGACGACCACCGATCACTACATCTGCGTTTTCAGCTTTGATGAAATTAGCAAGAAGTTCGGAAGTGTATGTAGAGTCAAAAGTTACATAGTCATCCACTTTTACATGAACAGCTCTGTCCACACCCATAGCGTAGGCAGTGCGAAGTGCTTCTACGACACGGTCTGGGCCGAGGGACACTGCGATGACTTCTCCACCGCTTTTTTCACGAATTCTGATTCCCTCTTCGATTGCGAATTCATCATAAGGAGAGATGATCCATTTTACGCCAGCTTCGTTGATCGATTTGTCACCGACCTTGATATTGGTTTCCGTATCCGGAACCTGCTTTACTAGAACAACAATTTTCATTCCTTAACCCCGTTTTCGTGGATTACCTTAGACCAGAAAACGAGAGGGAAGTCATAAGGGAAGTAATTTATTCTCGAAAGAAGCTGTATTTGCTCCAATTGTAAGCCCAAATGATCCAAACAACGACTACAAGGACGTTTGCATCGGTTCGGAGGTAAAAATGGAAACCGAGGGTAAGGGGAAACGTAAGGAAGAGTAAAAAGGCTAAAATGAGGACAAGGTAGGGAGTCTGTTTCCAATGGTTGCCAGCGTTCTGGATTTCCACGAGGAGGTTTCCCTTGGGACCAGCGACTTCAGCACGGAACCGAAACCAGTAGAAAAGGCTAAGCACAAGGAAAAGCGAAAGATGCAATAAAAGAAATAGCATATACCCAAGCTTATTTTTCAGCGGAGTCCAGAGAAGAAAAAAATGATCTGTGGCAAAAACATCGGTAAGTAGGAAAGTTCCGCCAAGGATTTGAGGGTTGTGACTTTTCCTTTGAGGAAGGTCGTTAAAAGTAACCAAAGGTAGGAAAGGCCAATTCCAAATTGGAAAACTAAAGGGTGTGATTCCGATTTGTTAAGGAAAAGAACAAGGAAACTACCAATTCCAAGTAAGATCCTGATTGCAGATAACATCGGAGTATGTGTGAGGAAACGGCTGAATACAAAGGTGTTTTGCCTAAGATCGATTTCTCTATCGAGATTGTAAGTGTACAAAACATTGGCAAAGACATGTAAGAAAAATACCAGGCAAATCTCGAAGGATCCAAACCAAGTTGGAAAGGGAAGCAGGATCCCCCAGGTATAAAAAAGAGAAACCCAAATTTCTTTCGGAAGGGGAGAGAACCGTGTCACAACGAGAACAAGTGTCATACCAAAGGAGAATAGAAAAATTTGGTTTGCGACTAAAAACTTCCATTCCCAAAAGAATACCAAACCAGATGAGCAAAGGAAAAAAAAGGAAATCATCCACTGG
The sequence above is a segment of the Leptospira sp. WS39.C2 genome. Coding sequences within it:
- a CDS encoding sterol desaturase family protein, which gives rise to MFENFKAPPIVTYAIPVFFLLIGIEVYIGYRKNKDLYRLNDSIADLSTGIISQIWGLFQKGVGLFAYFYIYEHFRFFEFAMTNPWAWVLCIVGQDFCYYWSHRLAHEVNFLWAGHVIHHHSEEYNLVVALRQTGLGGLVSWIFYVPLALVGFHPWMYLASGQINLIYQFWVHTKAVGKIGKIGEFLLSTPSHHRVHHAINPIYIDKNHGGIFIIFDRMFGTFREETETCVYGTVKPLRSFNPVYANFHYYWELIKQSFQAEYFLDKILIFFKAPGWIPRQGNKPSGYLPIPEVSPNSFQKYDPKPTSEVKTYTTTWFVLVLLLSFAFLLFVPKFSLVSQILVTIWVTLSLLAINALIENKSWAGAMEITRLLFGFLVLGYFDVGWAYYAIGIVCLIVAGIYLYRTGQQKTQPVS
- a CDS encoding HAD family hydrolase; this translates as MTNLTKNSWTDEVYDRLTTVIPQKTGIVCFDFDNTLIRNDFGEKIMDQLILDGLTFLPNDLSFFFRDKKLWKDHTKLSLAEKEHLVWEEYTYQLKEFGIERGYRWTCFLFQGLTKEDYYTVSRRAWERVNQPNEESGVFPQVEMIDLIKYLYHYNWQVYIVTASPEPGIAAIAHHFPVLESNVIGMRQVLDGNQKYTHELIEPYTYGEGKVKAIEERIGQYPDLVFGDSFNDYPMLSKAKEFGVAIDKGDPEFVLACRAKGILIQPYFSFPTLTK
- a CDS encoding outer membrane lipoprotein carrier protein LolA — protein: MRNFLLKSQIVLLFSVQLGSLWAEDGRDRLNAVIGRMNSLESFRASVTVNGGLTGVVSYKSPNQLHVRFSDGRIISSNGRILWFYNPDSSIAGKQDLRGVSGGLGGLLSGYETVTVSGRTFRLTSTTKRYNEIILVVSDNDLPRVLKMKRSDEEITEIAFSGIATNIGLGTGLFNFQPPTSSQIVENPLNQKE
- a CDS encoding M23 family metallopeptidase, which encodes MKRNRSYYIILVLILFVVTYSAYAAYQKQKNGPVFLDNHVFQRYNDQWGLWVDLNAEKKTLLEKASEFGILAQEVMEINHLTEAELKRLKRSIFFPYSAEYMRNLQEKELFRETIESPIDQFIWPVLPNNKSRISSRIGRRWNTWHTGLDIAIPKNSVVLAAADGVVEEAARGGDYGLAVKIYHHDMNHFHTVYGHNQELLVKPGDVVKKGQIIAFSGNTGKSTGPHVHFEVRFHNVYLNPENFLTPFEEGVATNLVGFAD
- the rsmA gene encoding 16S rRNA (adenine(1518)-N(6)/adenine(1519)-N(6))-dimethyltransferase RsmA, coding for MKSPYSTISQIQTFFEEKGIRAQKKFGQNFLIDQNIVEYIVNVTKPLFAPDDVCLAEIGIGLGTLTYPILSFQKNTDLFEIDFAYIQLAKDDILPKFPKANLYPGDALENLYHIFPKKVFVFGNLPYHLTTEIINTLIIHCRKFQGGIFMVQKEFAERLVKETSSLSIFLSAFCEVKYLKTVHKNCFFPIPKIHSALLLLTPKQTNTKLHWSPQTDKEVELWSRMLRTVFWGKRKQIQVSLRESPFSEEPVFREALGEALIRSGIPPTKRPEELNREQFLNLGQHLLDILSK
- a CDS encoding 16S rRNA (cytidine(1402)-2'-O)-methyltransferase, translating into MNRLYLVSNSIGNDLDLPPRTKQLLEEADWILGEEQRTTSTLLKKLGITKPFDLLNEHTTKTEMDEIGMKLAMTKRTCLISDSGSPGLEDPGKWLVPLAWDMGVEVRSAPGPTALVSALTSSGFATSPFLFLGFLPREEKEREKTIKQYLGLGITLAFYETPYRAKHCLETLSKLLPQDRRVFLSLGISFAHETSFRGPAKEVQKKFPQGMKLPPVFVIEEKKERHKR
- a CDS encoding ComEC/Rec2 family competence protein — protein: MNTNLLPNSKLGWFCLGICFTGAVLKICIFFPGLYSVLFVFLLFYFCIYLLSPPYLTKYWDKTFHWALFASFLFLLFSDTNQISKPKQTKPFFREYLLQELNKSPLSAFESRIVFGLVSGSTKEIPKDFKELAKESGILHLFAASGLHLGIFIGSLQFIGNLIFTKHRWISILISLGIGFLYLYVLNFPVSFVRAYLFALFTLGSSLFYRRIAVSDLLIISSAIIAFFFFSDFLSVGFLLSFSAVFGIFYLKPSLDRMLFKNSKSLFKDNFTLTIVCSLCSFPVLVTYFKAFSYGGIWINFCLVPIAGILLPSLYITLFVQSILPNSFLLTLGGWIWTPASFILSLFLKFFQSLSDYERAYKQWKGDISTLVCLSIFLILLLWVLHRFNLNQKRITNLIVSILLGLFFPFSFLYQNSDSVPFFSQFGKGFFTFSIENSFFLYGVCSPNKRLEMPMPHKPIKHILFESETCLQNVLRLKKKHKIQDVVWYDRKLSPFIRFMEKEGIQIQSSIHLGQNLTKDISLFRYDGNPKEILSLLHSLKEAEKNNSQKHWQGILVLDFPPWKKKEAKEWVLYQKLLGISKVWKIIIVEDHFEIPLLHYLTNPNLL
- the trpS gene encoding tryptophan--tRNA ligase, giving the protein MRVLTGLQPSGKLHLGNYFSAIKKILDYQSKEELFLFIANLHALTTFRSKEELKEFTLECAIDLLALGVDPNKTVFWVQSDVPQVTELTWYLSQSITVSQLQLAHSFKDKVAKGFVPGAGLFTYPILMASDILLFSAEKVPVGKDQKQHLEFSRDIAERFNAQFGNVLTIPEPDIDENTATVPGIDGAKMSKSYNNTINFFGTEKEIKKKVMAIVSDSKAIEEPKDPETSVIFQIHSLFLSQSEKESQIQKYKQGGFGYGDLKKDLLESILAHFLPFRSKREELTQNLDYVHSVLKLGKEKAESIAEKKLDEVRNTLGIYPF